aattgactttttaccGGCATAATCGAAGGGCGTTTATGCATATTGGATATtgtcaaataaaaaagtaaaggatGTGTTCTGTTGCGTGAGTAGTAATCGGGCGTGTTCAGAAAACTATCCATTTTAAATGAACGCAGAAGCAAACCCAGGTTTCCACGGCGTGGTTACGTGCTAACAGTGTTCTTTGTCTCGGGTTGCGTTACAGGTTGAAGAAAATGAGTAAAGAGGCACAAATGAGAGCGACAATTAACCAGAAACTAATTGAAATGGGCGAGCGAGAGCGGTAAGTGCCACCGAGTTTGGAAATGATCAAAGTTATATTACAGTTATATTACATTACAGTACGCGGTGACTTTCACCTGCAGGTAAAAACTGGTTGGACATTTGTTGCACTGTAGTTGGGAGATAAACGAGTCTAATGGCAAATTGCGCTAAAGCAGTGGCATTATCAAGGATATTATCAAGATAGAGAGGTGACTGAACTAGCCAGCGGGGTGGTGTTATTTAGTAAGACTTGTCCATTTCAAATCGAGGAACGTAAAACCAGGGCTAAGCAAAGCAATAGAAAGACGTTTGTTGAAGATTGTGGACGTTGGTGGAGCTGAAATGTCCTCAAAGAAAAGCATAAGGTTGATTTTAGCTTTAAATGGGACTTGGCACAAGCTTCTGATATCCTAGATGGTACTGGCGAGGTCACAACAGGAGCAGTACTTCAAGACCTGTTTGTAAAGGGATGCAGTAGCATAACTGGAAATTTAGGGGATAAGCAATTACGTATGAAAACAGGTGACTCAGAAGTTGTCATTAAATGGAACTAGGAATCCAACAATATTGTTGAATTTCCTGGGATCTAGAaaactggatgagatcttcaggAAAATATGCTTATACAATGAAATGGGCATGATATCCCAAAGGGCCTGTTCTTGTGAGTGaccttatgtttttttatgcttttcatAATGCAACAGGTGCTACAATATAGTTAATATTGTTTCTGTAAGCATGCATAGTGCTTGCCCAGCAATAAGCATAGGGTTATCGTTTGTTTTCCATATCTCCTAGGCAATTGAATGAGGAAGCTGATTGACAGTTAAGCAACCTTTTTTATTCCCGTAAGATTTACAATTACTGACTAATTTTGTAATTATACAGACTCAAGGAGTTGCTCAGAGCGAAACTTATTGAATGTGGGTGGAAGGACCAATTAAAAGCGCACTGTAAAGGTATGTCAATTGAGTTTATTTGTCAGGTTAGCATTGTTGAATTCagattgctttttaattttgatcTACTGGCCTGATCATTTTTTCTGAATGAGGCTATAATTGGAGTTACACACTTTGAATAAACCGATCTATAACATAAGAAACAGCTCAGAGAAGTTTTAATGACGAACAAAACAGTACAGGTGTATTATAATTGGAGAATACAATATTGATTTTGAGTGGCTCACAAGTATCCTCTCAAAACAATATACATTTATGCCTTGattgtttgaaaaatattaaaatgcaagGTTATTTTACAGATGTGATCGGGGAAAAAGGACTGGAGCATGTCACAGTGGAAGACTTGGTTGCAGAAATCACGCCAAAAGGAAGaggtattttatcatttttctttcggtaattgtattaaaattgcatttgtatttatttttataatgacaagtaaagtaaaaaatattgctgttgTAATGACAGTTCTTTGTTTAATTGTTCTGGAGCTtatttacaagtacagtatgaaaaaatatatatgcttTATGGATCTTAGGACTTATGTTTTTGACAGTTGCAATCTAGACAgtcaaaaaaatgtatttttatcataTATAGAAGTTCTTTATTTCATAAAATTGGCTAAACATACAAAACACTAATACCCATTGTTCACAATTGACCTACCCCTATAAGGCACCTCTTGATATTACTGAATGTTAAAcatatattgtttattttaaccTTATTTCATAATTAAGTTCTTCGTTTTTGCAGGaaattttctgtttctgatttTACGGACAAAATTCCCCTTGAGCAATTTGTCCATTAAAATGAAGCTTTATTCTAGAAAGTTTTACTGTAATTGGTTCTGTCAGAAtgtgttaatttacagtatctgtgctCTCCTTTGTCCTGCTTTatcaaatgtttcttttcattttttctcttttagctCTTGTACCAGACAGTGTGAAGAAAGAACTTTTGCAGAGAATAAGAGCATTTTTAGCTCAGCATGCCACACTATAAATGGAACCATTGCTGCTTTTTCCTTTGTTTATTCGTAGCCCTGACAAAAATCAATTTCCCATTTCTTTCAGTACATTCACAAGGTGAAATTAATAAA
This is a stretch of genomic DNA from Lepisosteus oculatus isolate fLepOcu1 chromosome 10, fLepOcu1.hap2, whole genome shotgun sequence. It encodes these proteins:
- the eny2 gene encoding transcription and mRNA export factor ENY2 translates to MSKEAQMRATINQKLIEMGERERLKELLRAKLIECGWKDQLKAHCKDVIGEKGLEHVTVEDLVAEITPKGRALVPDSVKKELLQRIRAFLAQHATL